DNA from Streptomyces sp. Edi4:
GGCGAGGCGGCCGGATCCGCCTACCGCCACGTGGTGGCCACCCGCGACCACCACATCGACCCGGGCGCGCACTTCTCGGACACGCCCGACTTCGAGCACTCCTGGCCGGTGCACTGCGTCGCCGGGACCGAGGGCGTGGGCTTCCACCCCAATTTCGCCCCCGCCGTCGCCTGCGGGGCCATCGACGCGGTCTTCGACAAGGGCGCCTACGCCGCCGCGTACAGCGGCTTCGAGGGGCTTGACGAGAACGGTCTCTCGCTGGCGGACTGGCTGCGCGAGCGGCAGGTGGGCGAGGTCGACGTGGTGGGCATCGCCACCGACCACTGCGTGCGGGCCACCGCGCTCGACGCGGTGCGCGCCGGGTTCGTCACCCATGTCCTGCTCGACCTGACGGCGGGGGTGGCCCCGGGCACCACGTCGGCGGCCCTGGAGGAGATGCGGGCGGCAGGCGTGGACCTGTCGGGCAAACCCGTGGTCTAGCCGGGGTCCGGGGCGCGCGGCGCTATCGCAGGAGCGCCCGTATCGGGTGCCACAGCTCCTCGGTGGTCTCCGGGGCCGTGCGCCACAGCAGGCCGTCCGGATGGTGCAGGACGGCCGTGATCTCGTCCAGGGTGGGCGGCTCGGTCTGGCCGCGCAGGTACACCGCCCGCAGGCCGAGGTTGCGGAGCCTGGTCAGGGCCCGCGCCCGGTTGACGGCGTGCACCAGGACGCGCACGTCACTGCCCGGCGCCGCCGGGTTCGGCAGGGTCAGCGCGACGACCACGCTGCCCCCTGGCAACTTGCAATATCCTCCGCCGGGCATGCCGGACCACTCCCCCTGCGGGACGACGCGTTGGACCCGCTGTCAATAAGGACTCGTAGAACGCACCTAAACACGATCGGCCGCCGCCCGCTAGAGGGCGACGGCCGATCATGATTTGACCTGCTGTTTTGCTGATTACTTGGGTGAGGTGCCGACCTTCACCGTGATCGTCTGGCCGCTCCGCGGCTGGTCGACGATCGAGATCCGCGTCCTGGTGTCAGGAACCTTGACGCTTCCGGTCGGGTTCTCGGCGTACCAGTACGTGCCCTGGTGGTCGTCGAAGACAGGCACGCCCGCCTGCGACTTGATCTTGGTCGCCACGTCCGCGTTGTGCAGCGTGAAGGCGTCCGTCCGGTACTGGCTGAACGGCGCGTCGAACGGCTGGATCTTGTTGCGGATCATCGTGCCGTCGGCCCACTTGAGCGGCTTGGCGTGCGCGTCGATCGGCAGGATCAGGCCCTGGCCGGGGTGGGCCGAGACGTTGTTGTCCTTCTGGGAGGTGTCCCAGAGCCAGATGAGCAGACCCTTCTGGTACGGGTAGTGCTCGACCCAGCTCGGCCGGGTTTTGGAGAAGCCGAAGTTGTACGGGCCGACCTTGAGGGTCGTGTCGTACGAGACGTACTGGCGGTTCTCCGCGAGGTAGTACTGCGGGTAGTCGTTGGTGAAGGACTGCCCGATGCGGGTGAAGTTCTTCGCCGCCCAGCCGTTGTCGCCGCCCTCGGCGCCGTCGGTGACCACGGCGGTGCCGTCGGCGGTGACGGTGATCGCGTCGGCGGTGAAGCCCTTGCCGCCCGCGCCGCCGTCCGTCTGGTAGCGGAAGCGGAGCTGGATGTTCTTGCCGGCGAACTGGTCGAGCGGGTACGACAGCTTCTTGTACGCGCCCGACGCGTCGGTCAGGGCCGGCTTGTCGCTGGAGTCGCGCGTGATGGCCTTGCCGTCGGCGGTGCCGTCGATCGCGTTCCAGCTGGCGCCGTTGTCCGTGGAGACCTCGGTGTAGAGGAAGTCGTAGTCCTTCTCGATGTCCCACCAGCCCGAAAGGTCCAGGGACGCCTTGGACTTGCCGGTCAGGTCGACCGAACGGGTCAGGGTGTTGTTGAGGTTGTCACCCATCCCGCTCCACCACTGCTTGGTGCCCTCGACGGGCTTGACGACGGTGGTGGTGACTTCCTTCTTGGGCAACTCGACGACGAGCGCCTGGTTGTCCTTGGTGTTGTACTCCGAGACGCCCAGCTTGGCGGTGACCTTCGAACCCGCCTTCACCGAGGCGTAGTCGAGCCAGCCCAGCTGGAGCTTGTCCCACGCGGTCATGTCGCCGGGCAGGTTTCCGATGGAGTCCTTGCCGGTGCCGAGCCAGGAGCCCGCCGACATCAGGGACCAGAAACCGACCGAGTTCTCGGCGGTGTTGGTGGTGTCGTAGAGGTCCGGCAGACCGAGGTCGTGGCCGTACTCGTGCGCGAAGACACCGAGACCGCCGTTCTCCGGCTGCATCGTGTAGTCGCCGACCCACATCCCGGTGTCGCCGATCTGGGTGCCGCCGGCCTTGTTGTAGGAGGGGCCGGTCTTGCCCGCGTCGGTGCCGTAGGCGTACCAGCGGTGCGCCCACAGGGCGTTGGTGCCCTGGGCGCCGCCGCCCGCCGACTCGTCCTCGCCGGCGTGCACGATCTGGAAGTGGTCGATGTAGCCGTCGGGCTCGTTGAAGTTGCCGTTGTTGTTGTAGTCGTTGCGGTCCCACTGGTCGTACTGCCCCAGGGTGGCCTTGATCTGCGCGTCCGTCTGGCCCTTGGCCTTCTGGTCGGCGACCCAGGCGTTGACGCCGTCGCGGACGGTGTCCCAGACGTTGGCGCAGTTGGTCTGGCCGCAGTAGTTGGAGCCGTAACGGGCCTCGTTGTACGGGATCTTGACCCAGTCGGTGACCTGGCCGTCGACCGAGTAGCGGCCCGATGACGTCTTCTCGTAGTACGTCTTGAGCGAGTTGACGTTCTTGCCCGTACCGAAGTACAGGTCCTGGTAGTGCTTCTGGTTGTAATCCGCCTGCCAGGCCGTGGAGTTGTCCTTGGCCCGGTCAGGCTGGGCTATCTGGTTGTGCGCCGGGCCGGGGGTGCCCCCGTACTTGGGCTGCGGCGGCTTGGGACCGTCGGGACCGTCCGGGTCGTACATGGTGGTGTTGTCGACCTTGTCGCCGAACTCCACCAGGATCGTGAAGATCTTGTCGGTCTTCTCGCGGCCGAGCTCGACGTACTTCTTGTCGCTGAGCTTCACGACGTCGGAGCCGCCGCGCTTCTCCACCTGCTTCTTGCCGGAGATGACCTGCTCTAGCGCCGCCTGGCGCTGCTGCGCCTGCTGGTCACTGAACGGGCCCTTGAGGTTGTGCTCCTGGCCGCTGGCCCTCGACGGGTCCTGGCGCTGTACGGCCGCCGGAGCCTTCGAGTCGGCCTGGGCCGTGGCGAATGCCGACCCCGTTGCGCCGACCGTGGCTATGGCCACGAGCACGGCGGCGGCTCTTGCCGCCCTCCTGCTGCTGGTCACTTGACGATTTCCTCCCCCGCGGCCGGCAGGAACCCGGGGGTGAGGAGCTGGTTCCGGTGCACGACACGCGTCTCAAGTGACGACATTGGACCGGAGTTACCAAAGAAAAGACAGATCTTGACTTGTTCGTGCCAAGTACATTATGTAGAAGGCACGTTCCGCTATCCGAACGTGACAGGTGTGCTAACAGACCGGGACAACAGGTGCACGCGTCTCGCCATCCGGACCGGGGCGCATCCCGGAATGACTCCATGCGCCCCCCGTGCACCGGCACTGTGGGTTAGGTCATGCTTACCAACAGTTCCGCTCGGGCATGGACCGTCGTAGAGTCGCTAGGCAGTGCGATCCGGTGGCCCGGGGCCGCCGGTCGAAGAACGGTCTTGAGGCTCACCCCCTATCCGAACCATGAGGACGGATAACGCCATGCCGCGTCCCACTGCCGCAC
Protein-coding regions in this window:
- a CDS encoding immune inhibitor A domain-containing protein, with the translated sequence MTSSRRAARAAAVLVAIATVGATGSAFATAQADSKAPAAVQRQDPSRASGQEHNLKGPFSDQQAQQRQAALEQVISGKKQVEKRGGSDVVKLSDKKYVELGREKTDKIFTILVEFGDKVDNTTMYDPDGPDGPKPPQPKYGGTPGPAHNQIAQPDRAKDNSTAWQADYNQKHYQDLYFGTGKNVNSLKTYYEKTSSGRYSVDGQVTDWVKIPYNEARYGSNYCGQTNCANVWDTVRDGVNAWVADQKAKGQTDAQIKATLGQYDQWDRNDYNNNGNFNEPDGYIDHFQIVHAGEDESAGGGAQGTNALWAHRWYAYGTDAGKTGPSYNKAGGTQIGDTGMWVGDYTMQPENGGLGVFAHEYGHDLGLPDLYDTTNTAENSVGFWSLMSAGSWLGTGKDSIGNLPGDMTAWDKLQLGWLDYASVKAGSKVTAKLGVSEYNTKDNQALVVELPKKEVTTTVVKPVEGTKQWWSGMGDNLNNTLTRSVDLTGKSKASLDLSGWWDIEKDYDFLYTEVSTDNGASWNAIDGTADGKAITRDSSDKPALTDASGAYKKLSYPLDQFAGKNIQLRFRYQTDGGAGGKGFTADAITVTADGTAVVTDGAEGGDNGWAAKNFTRIGQSFTNDYPQYYLAENRQYVSYDTTLKVGPYNFGFSKTRPSWVEHYPYQKGLLIWLWDTSQKDNNVSAHPGQGLILPIDAHAKPLKWADGTMIRNKIQPFDAPFSQYRTDAFTLHNADVATKIKSQAGVPVFDDHQGTYWYAENPTGSVKVPDTRTRISIVDQPRSGQTITVKVGTSPK
- a CDS encoding isochorismatase family protein, which gives rise to MHRALIVVDVQNDFCEGGSLAVAGGSDVAAAITELVGEAAGSAYRHVVATRDHHIDPGAHFSDTPDFEHSWPVHCVAGTEGVGFHPNFAPAVACGAIDAVFDKGAYAAAYSGFEGLDENGLSLADWLRERQVGEVDVVGIATDHCVRATALDAVRAGFVTHVLLDLTAGVAPGTTSAALEEMRAAGVDLSGKPVV